The segment ACGTCGACGTCTATCTGCCCGACGGCGTGTGGCTCAAGCTCCACCCCGCGAAGGTCGCGAAGTTCTGGATGGTGCGCTTCGACGGGTGACCCTTCTATCCCGGCGACCAGTGGCGGAAAGGGGACGGAGATGAGAATCCCTCGCGGACTGCCCGCCTTCCCATGGATCCTCCTTCTTGCAGCCATGCCTTTCCCGGCCGCTTCGACGGGCTTCTTCGCCGACGATTACGGCATGCCGCCCGATCCGGAAGGCGCGACCGTCATCGATCGCGAGCTGGTCTGGACCTACGCCGACAGCATGGACGTAATACTTTCGATCCTGTATTCGAGCGACGGGGTCGAGTACGTAGACATACTCTCCGGAGAGATACTGGACGACGGCGTAGAGTGGAACCTGCTCCACACCTGGCCCGTCTCACTCGACGGAGGGCCGGTCTCCCTATCCGGCGAATGCGTCATGGAGGCAGACGAACACGACGGTTCGGTCTATCTCACCTTCGTGGACGACCTGCACTTCTACGAAGGCAAGGTCTCCATCTACCTCCGCTTCGACCTGGACAAACGCGGGATCGAGGCGGGCTGGTCGGACTGAGCGGGCTGCGGTCAGCCACGGGGCGGCATGGGTACGGACAGGTTCGGAATCACGATAGGCGTGCAGCCTGACGACATCGACGTGATGGGCCACGTCAACAACACCGTCTACCTGAGGTGGGTGCAGGAGGCCGCCACGGCCCACTGGGAGGCCCTCGCCGCCCCCGGCGACATCGAGCGGATCCTGTGGGTGGTGGTGAGGCACGAGATCGACTACCTCAGGCCCGCGATGCCGGGCGACACAGTCAGGGCCTCCACATGGGTCGGCCCGCTCGAGGGCCGCTATTTCACCCGTTTCACCGAGATCGCCAGGGCATCTGACGGAAGGGTGCTCGCGAAGGCCAGGACCCTGTGGTGTCCGATCGATGCGGCCACGCTCCGGCCCACCCGCGCCACGGACTCCGTCATGGAGAGGTTCACGGTTCCATCGTCGGAGGAATGACCCTGACCTTGACCGGCCCTGGCAAGCATATCATCATACCCCAATATTATCGGCAAGGAATATAGCAAGCTGATGATATGGAGGTGGGGGATGCCTGACGATCCGCGCCTGAGCGATGCCGGGGCTGCACTCCTGGGGCTCCTGTGCGAGGAGCCGATGCACGCCTGGGAGATCGAGAGGAACGTCGAATACAGGGACATGAGATCCTGGACAGACCTGTCGCAGTCTTCGATCTACAGGCACCTGAAGGAGCTCGAGAAGGCCGGTTTCGTCACCTCGGACGCGGAGGAGGTGAGCGGGCGCCTCAGGAGGGTGTTCTCGATAGCGCCGGAAGGCAGGGAGGCGCTCGCCGGCAGGCTGCTCGAGATCCTGGGGGAGCCTCTGCTCCAGAAATGCCGAATCGACATGGCCACGTACAACTACGATCTGGTGCCCGGGTCCGAGGCGGCCCGGAGGCTCTCGGCGTACAGGGAGGCGCTCGCTGCAAGGATCGAATGCTACAGAGGGGTGGAGGAGTTCATGAAGGAGTCGGGCTGCCCCTGGTTCCGCCTGGCGGTTCCACGGAGAGTCGTCAGGATGGCGCAGGCTGAGATGGAGTGGATCGACGACTTCCTGGCCGAGGCGGACGGAAGGTGAGCGCGCCCCGGCGCAAGGCCCCCGGCATCGATCCGTCGAAGTCCGCGGCGGCCCATCTTGAGGCGCTGAGCGTCCGGATCGGCAGCAGGCTCGTGGGAACTCCGGACAACCGTGCGGCGACGGACTATGTGGCCTCTGTCATGGAGGCCACGGGCCTGGCCGTGGAGCGCCCCTCCTTCCGATGCCTCGGCTGGGATGCCGGGGAGGCGGTTCTCGAGGCCGGCGGCATCAGGCTGGAGCTGAAGCCCGGCCCATACTCCCTGCCGTTCGAAGGCGAGAGGCGGCTCGTCGCCGCCTCGTCGACGGCGGAGCTCGAGGCCTGCGACTGCTCCGGCTGCATCCTGCTCCTGCACGGCTCGATCGCATCGGAGCCGATCGCCCCCAGGAACTACGTCTTCTACAACCCGGAGGAGCACCAGGCCCTCCATCGCCTGCTCGACACGAAGAAACCCGCGGCCATCGTAGCCGCCACCGGGATATGCCCGACGACGGCAGGCGCCGAGTACCCGTTCCCTCTGTTCGACGACGGCGACTTCGACATCCCCTCGGCCTGCATGAAGGACGTCGAGGGTGAGGGGTTCGCGGGTCTCGCAGGCGCTTCCGTCAAGCTCCGGATCGTGTCGGGACGGCGCGGGGAGGAGGGCTGCAACGTGATCGGGCACCTTCCGGGCACCGATCCCGGCCGGCGGATCGTCCTGACAGCACACGTGGACACCAGGCCCGGGACGCCCGGTGCCCTCGACGACGCCTCAGGCGTGGCCACGATCCTCGCAGCGGCCGAACTGCAGACCGCGGCTCATCCCGGCGGCGTCCGCCCCGGCCCGACCCTCGAGGTGGCCGTCCTGAACGGCGAGGACTACTACGCCGCCACCGGGGAGATCGAGTACATGAAGGCGAACGAGGGAAGATGGGGCGGGATAGCCCTGGTGATGAACGTTGACGGGGCCGGATACAGAGAGGGTTCGACCGCCTGGTCCCTCTACGGAT is part of the Candidatus Fermentibacter sp. genome and harbors:
- a CDS encoding thioesterase family protein, giving the protein MGTDRFGITIGVQPDDIDVMGHVNNTVYLRWVQEAATAHWEALAAPGDIERILWVVVRHEIDYLRPAMPGDTVRASTWVGPLEGRYFTRFTEIARASDGRVLAKARTLWCPIDAATLRPTRATDSVMERFTVPSSEE
- a CDS encoding PadR family transcriptional regulator; this encodes MPDDPRLSDAGAALLGLLCEEPMHAWEIERNVEYRDMRSWTDLSQSSIYRHLKELEKAGFVTSDAEEVSGRLRRVFSIAPEGREALAGRLLEILGEPLLQKCRIDMATYNYDLVPGSEAARRLSAYREALAARIECYRGVEEFMKESGCPWFRLAVPRRVVRMAQAEMEWIDDFLAEADGR
- a CDS encoding M28 family peptidase, whose protein sequence is MSAPRRKAPGIDPSKSAAAHLEALSVRIGSRLVGTPDNRAATDYVASVMEATGLAVERPSFRCLGWDAGEAVLEAGGIRLELKPGPYSLPFEGERRLVAASSTAELEACDCSGCILLLHGSIASEPIAPRNYVFYNPEEHQALHRLLDTKKPAAIVAATGICPTTAGAEYPFPLFDDGDFDIPSACMKDVEGEGFAGLAGASVKLRIVSGRRGEEGCNVIGHLPGTDPGRRIVLTAHVDTRPGTPGALDDASGVATILAAAELQTAAHPGGVRPGPTLEVAVLNGEDYYAATGEIEYMKANEGRWGGIALVMNVDGAGYREGSTAWSLYGCHSRLRRSLRTALGRFPGIVAGERWPQGDHSMFAMQGVPAAAFTSDRMAELWSQVAHTERDTADLVDPGRLGELAGALSAITGLRSLHQDRV